The Takifugu rubripes chromosome 7, fTakRub1.2, whole genome shotgun sequence genome has a segment encoding these proteins:
- the kel gene encoding kell blood group glycoprotein isoform X3, with product MSEGKLELSVQPLSQPGPEQNLQPPPLSQQPVPTPDPPEADRRGRTQLEQQRPKPDFLKHRRLLVLLLGFLSSAAFGGLLYYILNSLPANHYQAHEECLSPACQWASARLSVSADPFSRPCDYFLHTCTSDRLSSSTGSSRRRQDIYGHPQSLGGDDGGGLQGSAPGSSEEDVLDRKAALLLYLREILESQESWGSTAVRKARRFYQTCLDTKSIDSAGAEPFLALVQKLGGWPVSGQWIGTDFNSTLRILMKDYATFPFFSLQVGRDPKEITSGKPKKYIQIDQPNLLIPIEWNSTTQKSQAITQTLLPFLASCQMYLALLGSPPNSSTIHLYTFVSLSSELAVAAAPRHYRLSKGLLYQRMTIKELQRHAPAIDWLGGLQAAFPSLPLTEDDLVLLHNLPYLVQMSRIIGKWLNKHEPRTSSPLHTYMVFHLLHTVMPAMDSRFTETAKKLSVALGTREGVAPRWKHCVLQTERGFNSVFGNILSERFHKVHREVEEIIQNILSSFKSKLHELEWTDPKSLQFVMKRVDSLIPRLWITLDSSSEAELDLLLSESSTQTFFSNYVRLLSFWQKRRNKLLFEQAEVINPVSVTPLLLGNELFFPPGMFVPPLFHSTYPRAMHYGIMGFLIAKDILHLILPDIYSYSATVHAVGECVWTHYLAVTEKEEHDGALSLSPVQLQEVWLQYSALQIALQAYNQSLKSNPSDTSVSGLPFIPLFLRAFSQVNCDSDRYRDFMPLEPSFLTTVLCSTSNRCPTNLHCPNKSQQHSFRTC from the exons ATGAGTGAAGGGAAGCTTGAG TTATCAGTCCAGCCACTGTCACAGCCAGGACCTGAGCAGAACCTTCAGCCTCCACCTCTTTCTCAGCAGCCAGTCCCCACCCCAGACCCCCCCGAGGCCGACCGACGAGGCCGGACCCAGTTGGAGCAGCAGCGGCCCAAGCCGGACTTCCTCAAGCATCGACGGCTGCTCGTTCTCCTGTtaggtttcctctcatctgcagCCTTTGGGGGACTTCTCTATTACATCCTTAATAGTCTTCCAGCCAACCACTACCAAGCGCACGAAG AGTGTCTCTCCCCAGCCTGTCAGTGGGCCTCGGCCCGTCTGTCCGTGTCTGCTGATCCCTTCAGTCGCCCCTGCGATTATTTcttgcacacatgcacgtcTGACAGGCTGTCATCCAGCACTGGGAGCAGCCGGAGAAGGCAGGACATCTACGGACACCCGCAGAGTCTCGGTGGGGATGACGGCGGGGGGCTCCAGGGGAGCGCGCCAGGAAGCAGCGAGGAAGACGTGCTGGATAGAaaagctgcgctgctgctgtaTCTCAGGGAGATTTTGG AGTCACAGGAGAGTTGGGGGAGCACGGCGGTGCGGAAGGCCAGAAGATTCTACCAGACCTGCCTGGACACCAAGTCCATAGACTCTGCTGGAGCTGAGCCCTTCCTCGCACTCGTTCAGAAG CTGGGGGGCTGGCCTGTATCAGGCCAGTGGATTGGGACTGATTTCAACTCCACTCTCAGAATACTGATGAAAGATTACGCCACTTTTCCCTTCTTCAGCCTCCAGGTGGGCAGAGACCCTAAAGAAATTACCAGCGGGAAACCAAAAAAATACATCCAG ATCGATCAGCCTAATCTGTTGATCCCCATCGAGTGGAACAGCACGACGCAGAAGTCTCAAGCTATAACCCAG ACTCTTCTTCCTTTCTTGGCATCGTGCCAGATGTACCTGGCGCTGCTGGGGTCTCCTCCCAACAGCAGCACGATCCACTTGTATACATTCGTCTCTCTGTCCTCAGAGCTGGCCGTGGCCGCCGCACCCCGCCATTACCGCCTGTCCAAAGGGCTGCTCTATCAGCGCATGACCATTAAAGAGCTGCAG CGTCACGCCCCAGCCATTGACTGGCTGGGCGGCCTGCAGGCAGCTTTCCCCTCACTGCCCTTGACCGAGGACGACCTCGTCCTGCTGCATAACTTACCCTACCTCGTCCAAATGTCCCGCATCATCGGCAAATGGCTGAATAAACACGAGCCGAGAACCAG CAGCCCCCTCCATACTTACATGGTCTTCCACCTGCTCCACACCGTGATGCCGGCTATGGACTCCAGATTTACCGAGACAGCAAAGAAGTTATCCGTGGCTCTTGGGACCAGGGAAGGG GTAGCCCCTCGCTGGAAACACTGTGTGCTACAGACTGAAAGAGGCTTTAACTCAGTTTTTGGAAACATTCTCAGTGAAAGGTTCCACAAAGTTCACAGAGAG GTTGAGGAGATCATTCAGAACATTCTTTCCTCCTTCAAGTCCAAATTGCACGAGCTTGAGTGGACAGACCCCAAATCCCTTCAGTTTGTCATGAAAAGG GTTGACTCTTTAATTCCAAGACTTTGGATTACTTTGGACAGCTCCAGCGAGGCGGAACTGGATCTGCTGCTTTCTGAG AGCAGCACACAGACCTTCTTTTCCAACTATGTCCGGCTGCTTTCATTTTGGCAAAAAAGACGAAACAAACTCTTGTTTGAGCAAGCTGAAGTCATAAATCC CGTTTCAGTCACACCTCTCCTCTTGGGTAATGAGCTCTTCTTTCCACCGGGGATGTttgtccctcctctcttccactcCACCTATCCTAG AGCGATGCATTACGGTATCATGGGATTCCTTATTGCTAAAGATATCCTCCACCTGATCTTACCAGACA TTTACTCTTACAGTGCGACTGTGCACGCAGTGGGGGAGTGCGTTTGGACTCACTACCTGGCTGTGACAGAAAAAGAGGAGCACGATggagcgctctctctctcgccggtgcagctgcaggaggtgtggTTGCAGTATTCTGCACTGCAGATAGCGCTGCAG GCTTATAATCAAAGTCTTAAAAGCAACCCAAGTGACACTTCAGTTTCAGGATTACCATTCATTCCTCTGTTCCTCAGGGCTTTCTCTCAG GTGAACTGTGACTCAGACAGGTACCGTGACTTTATGCCCCTGGAGCCGTCCTTCCTCACTACAGTCCTGTGCAGCACATCCAACCGGTGTCCAACGAACCTTCACTGTCCAAATAAAAGCCAGCAACACTCCTTCCGAACATGCTGA
- the zyx gene encoding zyxin, which produces METRGPFNPKLPSQVSAAPAPRPAAPPPTAPKPALSFLPPPEMGDRPPPAPWAEELKARTNRQANHSNSAAQPFAKPPAVAPKSAFGGRPATSSVALAQKLNQTAPPSSVAPKPSPPPAASSFPPPPAAPPAPPAPSNTVSAPPSNHIKGSAFAGQTNANQTPPAAVPVSQPKAVTSPHSYNPPLKTPPASAPSPPGPVPVPGGGVPLNMREVEELERMTKDFIKDMDTHAPVITSTPTEVCGKCDEALSRTQPAVRAMNKLFHSNCFCCLSCHRPLQGMQFYDRDGSPECEDCYMSSLAVCSRCGEKITDRVLKAVGQCFHAHCFRCSTCSCVLEGAPFITDDNNNPYCVQDYHRRFSPLCVSCNEPIIPAPGSEETVRVVALDKNFHLKCYRCEDCARPLSIEADENGCYPLEGRILCMKCHTKRAKQAAQ; this is translated from the exons ATGGAGACCAGAGGACCCTTCAACCCCAAG TTACCGAGCCAGGTCTCTGCAGCACCAGCCCCCAGGCCTGCCGCTCCCCCCCCGACTGCTCCTAAACCAgccctctccttccttccaccgccggagaTGGGGGACCGACCTCCTCCGGCCCCCTGGGCGGAAGAGCTCAAAGCCAGAACGAACCGACAAGCCAACCACAGCAACTCCGCCGCCCAGCCGTTCGCGAAGCCCCCGGCCGTGGCGCCCAAATCTGCCTTTGGAGGGAGACCAGCGACATCTTCAGTTGCTCTGGCACAAAAACTGAACCAGACCGCTCCTCCCAGCAGCGTGGCACCAaaaccctctcctccccctgccgCCAGCTCGTTCCCGCCACCTCCCGCGGCTCCTCCCGCCCCACCCGCTCCAAGCAACACGGTGTCCGCACCACCCTCCAATCACATCAAGGGTTCTGCATTCGCCGGCCAGACGAATGCGAACCAAACCCCCCCCGCCGCTGTGCCAGTTTCTCAACCCAAGGCGGTGACGTCTCCCCACTCTTATAATCCACCCCTGAAAACTCCCCCAGCCTCTGCA CCGTCGCCCCCCGGCCCGGTTCCTGTTCCAGGTGGAGGTGTTCCTCTCAATATGAGGGAGGTGGAAGAGTTGGAGAGGATGACCAAGGACTTCATTAAAGACATGGACACGCACGCGCCCGTCATCACCTCCACTCCTACAG AGGTTTGTGGGAAATGTGACGAGGCTCTGTCGCGCACGCAGCCGGCTGTTCGAGCCATGAACAAACTCTTCCACTCCAactgtttctgctgcctgagCTGCCACCGCCCCCTGCAGGGCATGCAGTTCTATGACAGGGACGGCTCCCCCGAGTGTGAGGACTGCTACATG AGTTCCCTGGCAGTTTGTTCCAGATGTGGGGAGAAGATCACAGACCGTGTGCTGAAGGCAGTGGGCCAGTGTTTCCATGCTCATTGCTTCCGCTGTAGCACCTGCTCTTGCGTACTGGAGGGGGCGCCGTTCATCACTGACGACAACAACAACCCCTACTGCGTCCAGGACTATCACAG GCGTTTCTCCCCTCTGTGTGTGAGCTGTAACGAACCCATCATTCCGGCGCCGGGCAGCGAGGAGACGGTCCGAGTCGTGGCCCTCGACAAGAACTTCCACCTAAAGTGTTACCGTTGTGAg GACTGTGCTCGCCCTCTGTCCATAGAGGCGGATGAAAATGGATGCTACCCACTGGAGGGCAGGATCCTGTGTATGAAGTGCCACACCAAGCGAGCCAAGCAAGCTGCCCAGTGA
- the kel gene encoding kell blood group glycoprotein isoform X2, protein MSEGKLELSVQPLSQPGPEQNLQPPPLSQQPVPTPDPPEADRRGRTQLEQQRPKPDFLKHRRLLVLLLGFLSSAAFGGLLYYILNSLPANHYQAHEECLSPACQWASARLSVSADPFSRPCDYFLHTCTSDRLSSSTGSSRRRQDIYGHPQSLGGDDGGGLQGSAPGSSEEDVLDRKAALLLYLREILESQESWGSTAVRKARRFYQTCLDTKSIDSAGAEPFLALVQKLGGWPVSGQWIGTDFNSTLRILMKDYATFPFFSLQVGRDPKEITSGKPKKYIQIDQPNLLIPIEWNSTTQKSQAITQTLLPFLASCQMYLALLGSPPNSSTIHLYTFVSLSSELAVAAAPRHYRLSKGLLYQRMTIKELQRHAPAIDWLGGLQAAFPSLPLTEDDLVLLHNLPYLVQMSRIIGKWLNKHEPRTSPLHTYMVFHLLHTVMPAMDSRFTETAKKLSVALGTREGVAPRWKHCVLQTERGFNSVFGNILSERFHKVHREQVEEIIQNILSSFKSKLHELEWTDPKSLQFVMKRVDSLIPRLWITLDSSSEAELDLLLSESSTQTFFSNYVRLLSFWQKRRNKLLFEQAEVINPVSVTPLLLGNELFFPPGMFVPPLFHSTYPRAMHYGIMGFLIAKDILHLILPDIYSYSATVHAVGECVWTHYLAVTEKEEHDGALSLSPVQLQEVWLQYSALQIALQAYNQSLKSNPSDTSVSGLPFIPLFLRAFSQVNCDSDRYRDFMPLEPSFLTTVLCSTSNRCPTNLHCPNKSQQHSFRTC, encoded by the exons ATGAGTGAAGGGAAGCTTGAG TTATCAGTCCAGCCACTGTCACAGCCAGGACCTGAGCAGAACCTTCAGCCTCCACCTCTTTCTCAGCAGCCAGTCCCCACCCCAGACCCCCCCGAGGCCGACCGACGAGGCCGGACCCAGTTGGAGCAGCAGCGGCCCAAGCCGGACTTCCTCAAGCATCGACGGCTGCTCGTTCTCCTGTtaggtttcctctcatctgcagCCTTTGGGGGACTTCTCTATTACATCCTTAATAGTCTTCCAGCCAACCACTACCAAGCGCACGAAG AGTGTCTCTCCCCAGCCTGTCAGTGGGCCTCGGCCCGTCTGTCCGTGTCTGCTGATCCCTTCAGTCGCCCCTGCGATTATTTcttgcacacatgcacgtcTGACAGGCTGTCATCCAGCACTGGGAGCAGCCGGAGAAGGCAGGACATCTACGGACACCCGCAGAGTCTCGGTGGGGATGACGGCGGGGGGCTCCAGGGGAGCGCGCCAGGAAGCAGCGAGGAAGACGTGCTGGATAGAaaagctgcgctgctgctgtaTCTCAGGGAGATTTTGG AGTCACAGGAGAGTTGGGGGAGCACGGCGGTGCGGAAGGCCAGAAGATTCTACCAGACCTGCCTGGACACCAAGTCCATAGACTCTGCTGGAGCTGAGCCCTTCCTCGCACTCGTTCAGAAG CTGGGGGGCTGGCCTGTATCAGGCCAGTGGATTGGGACTGATTTCAACTCCACTCTCAGAATACTGATGAAAGATTACGCCACTTTTCCCTTCTTCAGCCTCCAGGTGGGCAGAGACCCTAAAGAAATTACCAGCGGGAAACCAAAAAAATACATCCAG ATCGATCAGCCTAATCTGTTGATCCCCATCGAGTGGAACAGCACGACGCAGAAGTCTCAAGCTATAACCCAG ACTCTTCTTCCTTTCTTGGCATCGTGCCAGATGTACCTGGCGCTGCTGGGGTCTCCTCCCAACAGCAGCACGATCCACTTGTATACATTCGTCTCTCTGTCCTCAGAGCTGGCCGTGGCCGCCGCACCCCGCCATTACCGCCTGTCCAAAGGGCTGCTCTATCAGCGCATGACCATTAAAGAGCTGCAG CGTCACGCCCCAGCCATTGACTGGCTGGGCGGCCTGCAGGCAGCTTTCCCCTCACTGCCCTTGACCGAGGACGACCTCGTCCTGCTGCATAACTTACCCTACCTCGTCCAAATGTCCCGCATCATCGGCAAATGGCTGAATAAACACGAGCCGAGAACCAG CCCCCTCCATACTTACATGGTCTTCCACCTGCTCCACACCGTGATGCCGGCTATGGACTCCAGATTTACCGAGACAGCAAAGAAGTTATCCGTGGCTCTTGGGACCAGGGAAGGG GTAGCCCCTCGCTGGAAACACTGTGTGCTACAGACTGAAAGAGGCTTTAACTCAGTTTTTGGAAACATTCTCAGTGAAAGGTTCCACAAAGTTCACAGAGAG CAGGTTGAGGAGATCATTCAGAACATTCTTTCCTCCTTCAAGTCCAAATTGCACGAGCTTGAGTGGACAGACCCCAAATCCCTTCAGTTTGTCATGAAAAGG GTTGACTCTTTAATTCCAAGACTTTGGATTACTTTGGACAGCTCCAGCGAGGCGGAACTGGATCTGCTGCTTTCTGAG AGCAGCACACAGACCTTCTTTTCCAACTATGTCCGGCTGCTTTCATTTTGGCAAAAAAGACGAAACAAACTCTTGTTTGAGCAAGCTGAAGTCATAAATCC CGTTTCAGTCACACCTCTCCTCTTGGGTAATGAGCTCTTCTTTCCACCGGGGATGTttgtccctcctctcttccactcCACCTATCCTAG AGCGATGCATTACGGTATCATGGGATTCCTTATTGCTAAAGATATCCTCCACCTGATCTTACCAGACA TTTACTCTTACAGTGCGACTGTGCACGCAGTGGGGGAGTGCGTTTGGACTCACTACCTGGCTGTGACAGAAAAAGAGGAGCACGATggagcgctctctctctcgccggtgcagctgcaggaggtgtggTTGCAGTATTCTGCACTGCAGATAGCGCTGCAG GCTTATAATCAAAGTCTTAAAAGCAACCCAAGTGACACTTCAGTTTCAGGATTACCATTCATTCCTCTGTTCCTCAGGGCTTTCTCTCAG GTGAACTGTGACTCAGACAGGTACCGTGACTTTATGCCCCTGGAGCCGTCCTTCCTCACTACAGTCCTGTGCAGCACATCCAACCGGTGTCCAACGAACCTTCACTGTCCAAATAAAAGCCAGCAACACTCCTTCCGAACATGCTGA
- the kel gene encoding kell blood group glycoprotein isoform X4 translates to MSEGKLELSVQPLSQPGPEQNLQPPPLSQQPVPTPDPPEADRRGRTQLEQQRPKPDFLKHRRLLVLLLGFLSSAAFGGLLYYILNSLPANHYQAHEECLSPACQWASARLSVSADPFSRPCDYFLHTCTSDRLSSSTGSSRRRQDIYGHPQSLGGDDGGGLQGSAPGSSEEDVLDRKAALLLYLREILESQESWGSTAVRKARRFYQTCLDTKSIDSAGAEPFLALVQKLGGWPVSGQWIGTDFNSTLRILMKDYATFPFFSLQIDQPNLLIPIEWNSTTQKSQAITQTLLPFLASCQMYLALLGSPPNSSTIHLYTFVSLSSELAVAAAPRHYRLSKGLLYQRMTIKELQRHAPAIDWLGGLQAAFPSLPLTEDDLVLLHNLPYLVQMSRIIGKWLNKHEPRTSSPLHTYMVFHLLHTVMPAMDSRFTETAKKLSVALGTREGVAPRWKHCVLQTERGFNSVFGNILSERFHKVHREQVEEIIQNILSSFKSKLHELEWTDPKSLQFVMKRVDSLIPRLWITLDSSSEAELDLLLSESSTQTFFSNYVRLLSFWQKRRNKLLFEQAEVINPVSVTPLLLGNELFFPPGMFVPPLFHSTYPRAMHYGIMGFLIAKDILHLILPDIYSYSATVHAVGECVWTHYLAVTEKEEHDGALSLSPVQLQEVWLQYSALQIALQAYNQSLKSNPSDTSVSGLPFIPLFLRAFSQVNCDSDRYRDFMPLEPSFLTTVLCSTSNRCPTNLHCPNKSQQHSFRTC, encoded by the exons ATGAGTGAAGGGAAGCTTGAG TTATCAGTCCAGCCACTGTCACAGCCAGGACCTGAGCAGAACCTTCAGCCTCCACCTCTTTCTCAGCAGCCAGTCCCCACCCCAGACCCCCCCGAGGCCGACCGACGAGGCCGGACCCAGTTGGAGCAGCAGCGGCCCAAGCCGGACTTCCTCAAGCATCGACGGCTGCTCGTTCTCCTGTtaggtttcctctcatctgcagCCTTTGGGGGACTTCTCTATTACATCCTTAATAGTCTTCCAGCCAACCACTACCAAGCGCACGAAG AGTGTCTCTCCCCAGCCTGTCAGTGGGCCTCGGCCCGTCTGTCCGTGTCTGCTGATCCCTTCAGTCGCCCCTGCGATTATTTcttgcacacatgcacgtcTGACAGGCTGTCATCCAGCACTGGGAGCAGCCGGAGAAGGCAGGACATCTACGGACACCCGCAGAGTCTCGGTGGGGATGACGGCGGGGGGCTCCAGGGGAGCGCGCCAGGAAGCAGCGAGGAAGACGTGCTGGATAGAaaagctgcgctgctgctgtaTCTCAGGGAGATTTTGG AGTCACAGGAGAGTTGGGGGAGCACGGCGGTGCGGAAGGCCAGAAGATTCTACCAGACCTGCCTGGACACCAAGTCCATAGACTCTGCTGGAGCTGAGCCCTTCCTCGCACTCGTTCAGAAG CTGGGGGGCTGGCCTGTATCAGGCCAGTGGATTGGGACTGATTTCAACTCCACTCTCAGAATACTGATGAAAGATTACGCCACTTTTCCCTTCTTCAGCCTCCAG ATCGATCAGCCTAATCTGTTGATCCCCATCGAGTGGAACAGCACGACGCAGAAGTCTCAAGCTATAACCCAG ACTCTTCTTCCTTTCTTGGCATCGTGCCAGATGTACCTGGCGCTGCTGGGGTCTCCTCCCAACAGCAGCACGATCCACTTGTATACATTCGTCTCTCTGTCCTCAGAGCTGGCCGTGGCCGCCGCACCCCGCCATTACCGCCTGTCCAAAGGGCTGCTCTATCAGCGCATGACCATTAAAGAGCTGCAG CGTCACGCCCCAGCCATTGACTGGCTGGGCGGCCTGCAGGCAGCTTTCCCCTCACTGCCCTTGACCGAGGACGACCTCGTCCTGCTGCATAACTTACCCTACCTCGTCCAAATGTCCCGCATCATCGGCAAATGGCTGAATAAACACGAGCCGAGAACCAG CAGCCCCCTCCATACTTACATGGTCTTCCACCTGCTCCACACCGTGATGCCGGCTATGGACTCCAGATTTACCGAGACAGCAAAGAAGTTATCCGTGGCTCTTGGGACCAGGGAAGGG GTAGCCCCTCGCTGGAAACACTGTGTGCTACAGACTGAAAGAGGCTTTAACTCAGTTTTTGGAAACATTCTCAGTGAAAGGTTCCACAAAGTTCACAGAGAG CAGGTTGAGGAGATCATTCAGAACATTCTTTCCTCCTTCAAGTCCAAATTGCACGAGCTTGAGTGGACAGACCCCAAATCCCTTCAGTTTGTCATGAAAAGG GTTGACTCTTTAATTCCAAGACTTTGGATTACTTTGGACAGCTCCAGCGAGGCGGAACTGGATCTGCTGCTTTCTGAG AGCAGCACACAGACCTTCTTTTCCAACTATGTCCGGCTGCTTTCATTTTGGCAAAAAAGACGAAACAAACTCTTGTTTGAGCAAGCTGAAGTCATAAATCC CGTTTCAGTCACACCTCTCCTCTTGGGTAATGAGCTCTTCTTTCCACCGGGGATGTttgtccctcctctcttccactcCACCTATCCTAG AGCGATGCATTACGGTATCATGGGATTCCTTATTGCTAAAGATATCCTCCACCTGATCTTACCAGACA TTTACTCTTACAGTGCGACTGTGCACGCAGTGGGGGAGTGCGTTTGGACTCACTACCTGGCTGTGACAGAAAAAGAGGAGCACGATggagcgctctctctctcgccggtgcagctgcaggaggtgtggTTGCAGTATTCTGCACTGCAGATAGCGCTGCAG GCTTATAATCAAAGTCTTAAAAGCAACCCAAGTGACACTTCAGTTTCAGGATTACCATTCATTCCTCTGTTCCTCAGGGCTTTCTCTCAG GTGAACTGTGACTCAGACAGGTACCGTGACTTTATGCCCCTGGAGCCGTCCTTCCTCACTACAGTCCTGTGCAGCACATCCAACCGGTGTCCAACGAACCTTCACTGTCCAAATAAAAGCCAGCAACACTCCTTCCGAACATGCTGA
- the kel gene encoding kell blood group glycoprotein isoform X1 produces MSEGKLELSVQPLSQPGPEQNLQPPPLSQQPVPTPDPPEADRRGRTQLEQQRPKPDFLKHRRLLVLLLGFLSSAAFGGLLYYILNSLPANHYQAHEECLSPACQWASARLSVSADPFSRPCDYFLHTCTSDRLSSSTGSSRRRQDIYGHPQSLGGDDGGGLQGSAPGSSEEDVLDRKAALLLYLREILESQESWGSTAVRKARRFYQTCLDTKSIDSAGAEPFLALVQKLGGWPVSGQWIGTDFNSTLRILMKDYATFPFFSLQVGRDPKEITSGKPKKYIQIDQPNLLIPIEWNSTTQKSQAITQTLLPFLASCQMYLALLGSPPNSSTIHLYTFVSLSSELAVAAAPRHYRLSKGLLYQRMTIKELQRHAPAIDWLGGLQAAFPSLPLTEDDLVLLHNLPYLVQMSRIIGKWLNKHEPRTSSPLHTYMVFHLLHTVMPAMDSRFTETAKKLSVALGTREGVAPRWKHCVLQTERGFNSVFGNILSERFHKVHREQVEEIIQNILSSFKSKLHELEWTDPKSLQFVMKRVDSLIPRLWITLDSSSEAELDLLLSESSTQTFFSNYVRLLSFWQKRRNKLLFEQAEVINPVSVTPLLLGNELFFPPGMFVPPLFHSTYPRAMHYGIMGFLIAKDILHLILPDIYSYSATVHAVGECVWTHYLAVTEKEEHDGALSLSPVQLQEVWLQYSALQIALQAYNQSLKSNPSDTSVSGLPFIPLFLRAFSQVNCDSDRYRDFMPLEPSFLTTVLCSTSNRCPTNLHCPNKSQQHSFRTC; encoded by the exons ATGAGTGAAGGGAAGCTTGAG TTATCAGTCCAGCCACTGTCACAGCCAGGACCTGAGCAGAACCTTCAGCCTCCACCTCTTTCTCAGCAGCCAGTCCCCACCCCAGACCCCCCCGAGGCCGACCGACGAGGCCGGACCCAGTTGGAGCAGCAGCGGCCCAAGCCGGACTTCCTCAAGCATCGACGGCTGCTCGTTCTCCTGTtaggtttcctctcatctgcagCCTTTGGGGGACTTCTCTATTACATCCTTAATAGTCTTCCAGCCAACCACTACCAAGCGCACGAAG AGTGTCTCTCCCCAGCCTGTCAGTGGGCCTCGGCCCGTCTGTCCGTGTCTGCTGATCCCTTCAGTCGCCCCTGCGATTATTTcttgcacacatgcacgtcTGACAGGCTGTCATCCAGCACTGGGAGCAGCCGGAGAAGGCAGGACATCTACGGACACCCGCAGAGTCTCGGTGGGGATGACGGCGGGGGGCTCCAGGGGAGCGCGCCAGGAAGCAGCGAGGAAGACGTGCTGGATAGAaaagctgcgctgctgctgtaTCTCAGGGAGATTTTGG AGTCACAGGAGAGTTGGGGGAGCACGGCGGTGCGGAAGGCCAGAAGATTCTACCAGACCTGCCTGGACACCAAGTCCATAGACTCTGCTGGAGCTGAGCCCTTCCTCGCACTCGTTCAGAAG CTGGGGGGCTGGCCTGTATCAGGCCAGTGGATTGGGACTGATTTCAACTCCACTCTCAGAATACTGATGAAAGATTACGCCACTTTTCCCTTCTTCAGCCTCCAGGTGGGCAGAGACCCTAAAGAAATTACCAGCGGGAAACCAAAAAAATACATCCAG ATCGATCAGCCTAATCTGTTGATCCCCATCGAGTGGAACAGCACGACGCAGAAGTCTCAAGCTATAACCCAG ACTCTTCTTCCTTTCTTGGCATCGTGCCAGATGTACCTGGCGCTGCTGGGGTCTCCTCCCAACAGCAGCACGATCCACTTGTATACATTCGTCTCTCTGTCCTCAGAGCTGGCCGTGGCCGCCGCACCCCGCCATTACCGCCTGTCCAAAGGGCTGCTCTATCAGCGCATGACCATTAAAGAGCTGCAG CGTCACGCCCCAGCCATTGACTGGCTGGGCGGCCTGCAGGCAGCTTTCCCCTCACTGCCCTTGACCGAGGACGACCTCGTCCTGCTGCATAACTTACCCTACCTCGTCCAAATGTCCCGCATCATCGGCAAATGGCTGAATAAACACGAGCCGAGAACCAG CAGCCCCCTCCATACTTACATGGTCTTCCACCTGCTCCACACCGTGATGCCGGCTATGGACTCCAGATTTACCGAGACAGCAAAGAAGTTATCCGTGGCTCTTGGGACCAGGGAAGGG GTAGCCCCTCGCTGGAAACACTGTGTGCTACAGACTGAAAGAGGCTTTAACTCAGTTTTTGGAAACATTCTCAGTGAAAGGTTCCACAAAGTTCACAGAGAG CAGGTTGAGGAGATCATTCAGAACATTCTTTCCTCCTTCAAGTCCAAATTGCACGAGCTTGAGTGGACAGACCCCAAATCCCTTCAGTTTGTCATGAAAAGG GTTGACTCTTTAATTCCAAGACTTTGGATTACTTTGGACAGCTCCAGCGAGGCGGAACTGGATCTGCTGCTTTCTGAG AGCAGCACACAGACCTTCTTTTCCAACTATGTCCGGCTGCTTTCATTTTGGCAAAAAAGACGAAACAAACTCTTGTTTGAGCAAGCTGAAGTCATAAATCC CGTTTCAGTCACACCTCTCCTCTTGGGTAATGAGCTCTTCTTTCCACCGGGGATGTttgtccctcctctcttccactcCACCTATCCTAG AGCGATGCATTACGGTATCATGGGATTCCTTATTGCTAAAGATATCCTCCACCTGATCTTACCAGACA TTTACTCTTACAGTGCGACTGTGCACGCAGTGGGGGAGTGCGTTTGGACTCACTACCTGGCTGTGACAGAAAAAGAGGAGCACGATggagcgctctctctctcgccggtgcagctgcaggaggtgtggTTGCAGTATTCTGCACTGCAGATAGCGCTGCAG GCTTATAATCAAAGTCTTAAAAGCAACCCAAGTGACACTTCAGTTTCAGGATTACCATTCATTCCTCTGTTCCTCAGGGCTTTCTCTCAG GTGAACTGTGACTCAGACAGGTACCGTGACTTTATGCCCCTGGAGCCGTCCTTCCTCACTACAGTCCTGTGCAGCACATCCAACCGGTGTCCAACGAACCTTCACTGTCCAAATAAAAGCCAGCAACACTCCTTCCGAACATGCTGA